A part of Olleya sp. Bg11-27 genomic DNA contains:
- a CDS encoding DHH family phosphoesterase — MTNQDYTDINQLLATPKKIVIVSHKNPDGDAIGSSLALFHYLTKTNHQATVVLPNDYPEFLKWIPGQDLILKYESQKEDSDQKLAEADIIFTLDFNAFHRAGDMETVLNNSTALKIMIDHHQQPDDYAKYTYSDVSMSSTCEMVYNFIKNLNGLDHIDSNTATAIYVGIMTDTGSFRFRSTTSATHRAIADLIDKGADNTMIHNQVYDTNSYNRLQLLGCALSNLKIVPESRAAYITLSQKELQQFDYKKGDTEGFVNYALSLNNVVLAAIFIEDLQQGIIKISLRSKGDFSVNEMSRSHFHGGGHTNAAGGKSDVNLEQTIEKFISILPQYNTALHES, encoded by the coding sequence ATGACAAATCAAGACTACACAGACATAAATCAGTTATTGGCAACGCCAAAAAAAATTGTAATTGTAAGCCATAAAAACCCAGATGGAGATGCTATAGGCTCTAGTTTGGCTTTGTTTCATTATTTAACAAAAACCAATCATCAAGCTACTGTTGTGCTACCAAATGACTATCCTGAGTTTTTAAAATGGATTCCTGGACAGGATTTAATTCTTAAATATGAAAGTCAAAAAGAAGATAGTGATCAAAAATTAGCTGAAGCTGATATAATTTTCACTCTAGACTTTAACGCGTTTCATCGTGCAGGAGACATGGAAACTGTTTTAAATAACAGTACTGCTTTAAAAATAATGATTGATCACCATCAGCAGCCAGATGACTATGCTAAATACACATATAGTGATGTTAGCATGAGTTCTACTTGTGAAATGGTCTATAATTTTATAAAAAACCTAAATGGTTTAGACCATATTGACAGTAATACAGCCACTGCTATTTATGTTGGAATAATGACGGATACTGGATCTTTTAGATTTAGATCTACCACTAGTGCAACGCACAGAGCTATTGCCGACTTAATAGATAAAGGTGCTGATAATACTATGATTCATAATCAAGTCTATGACACGAACAGCTATAATCGCTTACAACTATTAGGTTGTGCATTAAGCAACTTAAAAATAGTTCCAGAATCGAGAGCTGCGTATATTACATTATCTCAAAAAGAACTTCAGCAATTTGATTATAAAAAAGGAGATACAGAAGGCTTTGTAAATTATGCATTATCCCTTAATAATGTTGTATTAGCTGCCATTTTTATTGAAGACTTACAGCAAGGTATTATAAAAATATCATTACGCTCTAAAGGTGATTTTTCTGTAAACGAAATGTCTAGATCACATTTTCATGGCGGAGGTCACACCAATGCTGCTGGTGGAAAAAGTGATGTTAATCTAGAACAGACCATTGAAAAATTTATTAGTATATTACCTCAATACAACACCGCATTACATGAATCGTAA
- the gldI gene encoding gliding motility-associated peptidyl-prolyl isomerase GldI, which yields MNRNLALILLVCITALSCKTPEARKPVSVNSGSLIDASIARNKALYQKETKVIETIIASQPEHQYQTSGNGFWYHFNTKIDNDSLAKPAFGDLVKFNYDIKDLNGTTIYTKEELKTQNYAMDQQELFSGLREGLKLMHAGETATFIFPSQKAYGYYGDENKIGTNIPIICEVSVLSVTQKE from the coding sequence ATGAATCGTAATTTAGCTTTAATATTATTAGTGTGCATTACTGCATTAAGCTGCAAAACCCCAGAAGCAAGAAAGCCTGTTTCTGTAAATTCTGGCTCGCTTATAGATGCCTCTATCGCTAGAAACAAAGCCTTGTATCAAAAAGAAACCAAAGTTATTGAAACCATTATAGCATCACAACCAGAACATCAATATCAGACGTCTGGTAATGGATTTTGGTATCATTTTAATACAAAAATAGACAACGATAGTTTAGCTAAACCTGCTTTTGGAGATCTTGTAAAGTTTAATTATGACATTAAAGACCTTAACGGAACTACAATTTACACTAAAGAAGAACTTAAAACTCAAAACTACGCTATGGACCAGCAAGAGCTGTTCTCCGGACTTCGAGAAGGTTTAAAATTAATGCATGCGGGTGAAACTGCTACATTTATTTTTCCGTCACAAAAAGCGTACGGGTATTATGGAGATGAAAATAAAATTGGAACTAACATTCCGATAATTTGCGAAGTTTCTGTACTTTCGGTAACCCAAAAAGAATAG
- a CDS encoding peptidylprolyl isomerase: MNKLINTMKLLLIALMVSLTTNSCQEKYPTLEDGLYAEIVTNKGTMVAKLFYDKVPVVVANFVGLAEGTHPKLEDSLKGKPFYDGIIFHRVMDKFMIQGGDPTGTGMGSAGFKFFSEFDTSLSHDKAGILSMANSGGYDTNGSQFFITEVPKQNLDGFYADGSLKNCSGRGVSCHSVFGELVEGLEVQDSISNVAVAPRSNKPVEDVVIEKVNIIRKGKAAKAFDAPKVFTEQEPLLSKKLDELKAKEQALIKEKAKEAINNFIKANAEMKGEVKEYPTGLVMILDAKPNGVTPKPSDRVLIDCTGLFEDGSFFFSTTEEDAKKYNQYNEDAAKQGAYQAFAMPYNESATLVPGFREAMLNMNIGDKARIFVPSYLGYGASGRGPVPPNANLIFDIEIVSLETK; the protein is encoded by the coding sequence ATGAATAAATTAATTAACACGATGAAACTATTACTAATTGCCTTAATGGTAAGTTTGACAACCAATTCTTGTCAAGAAAAATATCCAACCTTAGAGGACGGATTATATGCTGAAATTGTAACTAATAAAGGAACAATGGTCGCTAAATTATTTTATGACAAAGTCCCTGTAGTCGTTGCTAACTTTGTAGGATTAGCAGAAGGTACACATCCAAAACTAGAGGACTCTTTAAAAGGAAAACCGTTTTATGATGGTATTATATTCCACAGAGTAATGGATAAATTTATGATCCAAGGTGGAGATCCAACAGGAACAGGAATGGGAAGTGCTGGATTCAAATTTTTTAGCGAGTTTGACACTAGTTTAAGTCATGACAAAGCTGGAATATTATCTATGGCAAACTCTGGTGGTTATGATACTAACGGAAGTCAATTTTTTATCACAGAAGTACCAAAACAAAATCTTGATGGTTTTTATGCAGACGGTAGCCTAAAAAACTGTAGCGGACGTGGTGTAAGTTGTCACTCTGTTTTTGGAGAATTAGTAGAAGGTTTAGAAGTACAAGATTCAATCTCTAATGTTGCTGTTGCACCAAGAAGCAACAAACCTGTAGAAGATGTGGTTATAGAAAAAGTTAACATTATCCGTAAGGGTAAAGCTGCAAAAGCTTTTGATGCTCCTAAAGTATTTACAGAGCAAGAACCTTTATTATCTAAAAAGCTAGATGAGTTAAAAGCTAAAGAACAAGCACTTATTAAAGAAAAAGCTAAAGAAGCTATTAATAACTTTATTAAAGCTAACGCTGAGATGAAAGGGGAAGTAAAAGAATACCCAACAGGATTAGTAATGATTCTTGACGCTAAACCAAATGGCGTAACACCAAAACCTTCTGATCGTGTTTTAATAGATTGTACAGGTCTTTTTGAGGATGGAAGTTTTTTCTTTTCTACTACAGAAGAAGATGCTAAAAAATACAATCAATATAATGAGGACGCAGCAAAACAAGGAGCTTACCAAGCATTTGCAATGCCTTATAACGAGTCTGCTACTCTGGTACCTGGATTTAGAGAAGCTATGTTAAACATGAATATTGGTGATAAAGCTAGAATTTTTGTACCAAGTTATTTAGGATATGGTGCTTCTGGACGTGGTCCTGTACCACCAAATGCTAACTTAATTTTTGATATAGAAATTGTTAGCTTAGAAACAAAATAA
- a CDS encoding class I SAM-dependent methyltransferase, whose amino-acid sequence MEHKEIKKNKKPWPTKDAMAQVYTNRLWGCNQSDFYSGEGSHDPEIVKPYIEVLIAFLTSFKKPLVVCDLGCGDFNIGKQLVQHAKKYEAVDIVAALITYNEKEFVADNLQFYCLDIAVADLPAGDCIILRQVLQHLSNAEVASVVQKLAHYKYVVITEHVPNGDFIPNMDIVSGQGIRLKKQSGVNVLAPPFNFKVIKNRPLLSYTLDNNKGRIVTTLYQVF is encoded by the coding sequence ATGGAACATAAAGAGATTAAAAAAAATAAAAAACCTTGGCCAACAAAAGACGCTATGGCACAGGTGTACACTAATAGACTTTGGGGGTGTAATCAGTCTGATTTTTATTCTGGAGAGGGATCACATGACCCCGAGATAGTAAAGCCTTACATCGAAGTTTTAATCGCTTTTTTAACGTCTTTTAAAAAACCATTGGTTGTTTGCGATTTAGGTTGTGGCGATTTTAATATCGGAAAACAGCTGGTACAACATGCTAAAAAGTATGAAGCAGTAGATATTGTTGCGGCTCTTATTACTTATAATGAAAAAGAGTTTGTAGCAGATAATTTACAATTTTATTGTTTAGATATTGCAGTAGCGGATTTACCTGCAGGAGATTGTATTATATTAAGACAAGTATTGCAGCATTTGTCAAATGCTGAGGTAGCCAGTGTTGTCCAAAAGTTAGCCCATTATAAGTATGTTGTAATAACCGAGCATGTACCTAATGGAGACTTTATACCTAATATGGACATTGTTTCAGGACAGGGAATCAGGCTTAAAAAACAAAGTGGTGTTAATGTATTGGCACCTCCGTTTAATTTTAAAGTAATCAAAAACAGACCATTGTTATCTTACACTTTAGATAATAATAAAGGTCGGATTGTAACGACATTATATCAGGTGTTTTAA
- a CDS encoding RluA family pseudouridine synthase produces MQDYGVGIFNSISTKSALKKALKKKHISVNNVVATTATFINGGEFITLSLVKEVSQNKKLIFKLDVLFEDDYLALIHKPAGILVSGNSFKTVANALPQNIIQSQLTDATIPQPVHRLDFATTGVLLVGKTSSSIRALNKLFEQRVVTKIYYAVTIGNMPTKGIISTTVDGKLAESNYTLCESVSSERFGTLNLVKLEPQTGRRHQLRKHLSGIGHPILGDKDYGLENLILNGKGMYLHAYSLTFVHPFTNKKIHQIDPFPKRFKKLFNTLK; encoded by the coding sequence TTGCAAGATTATGGCGTCGGTATTTTCAATTCGATTTCAACTAAATCCGCCTTAAAAAAAGCCCTTAAAAAAAAACATATTTCGGTTAATAATGTTGTTGCCACAACTGCTACATTTATAAATGGAGGAGAATTTATTACACTATCTCTTGTAAAAGAAGTTAGTCAAAATAAAAAATTGATTTTTAAATTAGACGTTTTATTTGAAGACGATTATTTAGCACTAATTCACAAACCTGCTGGTATTTTAGTTAGCGGTAATAGTTTTAAAACTGTTGCCAATGCATTACCACAAAACATAATACAAAGCCAACTTACGGATGCTACAATTCCGCAACCAGTACACCGTTTAGATTTTGCGACAACAGGTGTTTTATTAGTCGGAAAAACAAGTAGCAGTATTCGGGCATTGAATAAGTTATTTGAACAAAGAGTTGTAACTAAAATATACTATGCAGTAACCATAGGTAATATGCCTACTAAAGGAATTATATCGACTACAGTGGATGGTAAACTAGCTGAATCCAACTATACGCTATGCGAATCCGTCTCTTCTGAGCGATTTGGCACATTAAACTTAGTAAAATTAGAACCACAAACAGGAAGACGTCACCAATTACGTAAACATCTATCAGGAATAGGACATCCCATTTTAGGGGATAAAGACTATGGCTTAGAGAACTTAATTTTAAACGGAAAAGGCATGTACCTACACGCCTATTCTCTAACATTTGTACATCCCTTTACAAATAAAAAAATCCATCAAATAGACCCATTCCCAAAACGGTTTAAAAAACTATTTAACACCTTAAAGTAA
- the omp85 gene encoding Omp85 family outer membrane protein, producing the protein MSVILFVSSHSINAQVEDSLSFIKSRKISDADLLKKREETFITGIPNFSSDPVTGFGFGIRSNVYWNGERTNPLFAHTPYLAKLKANASYYTSNARELALSLDVPYYNGTRWRFKIDFKAQQNPANLYFGLTELTLDQLRLPSTPVGGETYVTYAEYDRARKTLRAGEAGEADFVTDALSNRFRETEYMLNLKADYAIGNGKWRIMGGYEIQHLSYKTFEGEEADAINSITGEETTAQNGFSLLQRDFDQGNISGLDGGWISLFQTALIYDTRDFEPDPTKGFYFEVANEYSSKYIGSEYNFNKLFIQGRAYKKLPFGKRTVLAGRLGIGNIFGSKVPFFEFQDQWSPEGSINSLGGKQSLRGYRANRFLARSLWFTNIELRYRVAEAKLGKQSFGLSVTPFFDAGTVRNRWRDLNFKHIKYSNGLGARIAWNQSTIISFDYGISKEDKLFYVGIGQVF; encoded by the coding sequence ATGAGTGTGATACTTTTTGTTTCATCACATTCAATTAATGCTCAAGTAGAAGATTCACTTTCGTTTATAAAATCGAGAAAAATATCTGATGCCGACCTTTTGAAAAAGCGTGAAGAAACTTTTATAACTGGAATACCAAATTTTTCTTCAGACCCAGTTACCGGTTTCGGTTTTGGAATTAGAAGTAATGTATATTGGAATGGAGAACGTACAAATCCATTATTTGCACATACACCATATTTGGCAAAATTGAAAGCAAATGCATCTTATTATACGTCTAACGCAAGAGAATTAGCGTTGTCTTTAGATGTACCTTATTATAACGGAACTCGTTGGAGATTTAAAATTGATTTTAAAGCACAACAAAATCCAGCTAATTTATATTTTGGGCTTACAGAACTTACACTAGATCAATTAAGGTTGCCATCGACTCCAGTAGGTGGAGAAACTTATGTCACATATGCGGAATATGACAGAGCAAGAAAAACATTAAGAGCAGGAGAAGCAGGAGAAGCTGATTTTGTAACAGATGCACTTTCAAACCGATTTAGAGAAACAGAATATATGTTGAATTTAAAGGCAGATTACGCTATAGGTAATGGGAAATGGCGTATAATGGGTGGTTATGAAATTCAACATTTAAGTTATAAAACGTTTGAAGGAGAAGAAGCAGATGCCATTAATTCCATTACAGGAGAAGAAACAACTGCACAAAATGGTTTTTCACTTTTACAAAGAGATTTTGACCAAGGCAACATTTCAGGGTTAGACGGTGGTTGGATTTCTCTTTTTCAAACAGCTCTAATTTATGACACAAGAGATTTTGAACCAGACCCAACAAAAGGGTTTTATTTTGAAGTTGCTAATGAGTACTCCAGTAAATATATAGGTTCTGAATATAATTTCAATAAACTATTTATACAAGGACGAGCTTATAAAAAACTACCTTTTGGGAAAAGAACTGTTTTAGCTGGTAGATTAGGAATTGGAAATATTTTTGGATCAAAGGTTCCGTTTTTTGAATTTCAAGATCAATGGAGTCCTGAAGGTAGTATAAATTCACTTGGAGGAAAGCAATCGTTGCGAGGTTACAGAGCTAATCGATTTTTAGCGCGCTCATTATGGTTTACAAATATTGAACTTAGGTATAGAGTCGCTGAAGCCAAATTAGGAAAGCAAAGTTTTGGTTTAAGCGTTACACCTTTTTTTGATGCAGGAACTGTTCGAAATCGTTGGCGTGATTTAAACTTTAAACACATAAAATATTCTAATGGTTTAGGGGCAAGAATAGCTTGGAATCAATCCACAATTATTTCTTTTGATTATGGAATATCAAAAGAAGATAAATTATTTTATGTTGGGATTGGGCAAGTGTTTTAA
- a CDS encoding methyltransferase family protein, whose protein sequence is MALQEELKVQGDYLFKNRSYLPLIILVIGLSVYIHTEYYEIQTPETWFSENFEFICLAVSLLGLFIRVITVGFTPKNTSGRNTKVGQVAEELNTTGIYSIVRHPLYVGNFFMWLGVAMLTENVWFSIAFVFFYAFYYERIMYAEENFLRGKFGQIYLDWAENVPAFIPSLKNYKKADYSFSIKKVLKKEKNGLCAVFLLFWIFDLVGDFVEKDPFEIETGFWFYGAIISTIIYLILKVMKKRKMLDESNR, encoded by the coding sequence ATGGCATTACAAGAAGAATTAAAAGTACAAGGCGATTATCTATTCAAAAATAGAAGTTATCTACCCTTAATTATTTTAGTGATTGGTTTATCAGTTTATATACATACTGAATACTATGAAATACAGACACCTGAAACGTGGTTTTCTGAAAATTTCGAATTTATTTGTTTGGCAGTAAGTTTACTTGGTCTTTTTATTCGAGTGATCACTGTTGGTTTTACTCCAAAAAATACTTCAGGAAGAAATACAAAAGTAGGACAAGTTGCAGAAGAATTGAACACTACAGGGATTTATTCAATAGTTCGCCATCCATTATATGTTGGGAATTTTTTTATGTGGCTTGGTGTTGCAATGCTAACTGAAAACGTTTGGTTTTCTATTGCATTTGTGTTTTTCTATGCCTTTTATTATGAGAGAATAATGTATGCAGAAGAAAATTTTTTGAGAGGAAAATTTGGACAAATTTATTTGGATTGGGCAGAAAATGTTCCCGCATTTATTCCGTCATTAAAAAATTATAAAAAAGCAGATTATTCTTTTAGTATTAAAAAGGTGCTAAAAAAAGAGAAAAATGGGCTTTGTGCAGTTTTTTTACTTTTTTGGATTTTTGATTTGGTAGGCGATTTTGTTGAAAAAGACCCTTTTGAAATCGAAACTGGTTTTTGGTTTTATGGAGCAATTATTTCAACTATCATTTATTTGATATTAAAAGTGATGAAAAAGCGAAAAATGTTGGACGAATCGAATAGATAA
- a CDS encoding phosphatase PAP2 family protein: MKLSKLFLFIQFLTTIYSINISAQDIDTPSEIRRETTIQDFGDYAQHAPALASLITILVKKDTKGFWQFAKSYGTTITATYILKYSINKPRPDGATDGHAFPSGHTAVAFSGASFLQRRYGLEYGIPAYAIASIVAYSRIEGINDRHDGWDVLGGILVGVGSTYLFTTPYQKEHYKISFRSGNNNYLIGLTYKF; the protein is encoded by the coding sequence ATGAAGCTATCAAAATTATTTTTATTTATCCAATTCCTTACCACTATATATTCAATTAATATCAGTGCGCAAGATATTGATACGCCTTCTGAAATTCGTAGAGAAACTACTATTCAAGATTTTGGTGATTATGCTCAACATGCTCCGGCACTTGCCTCATTGATAACAATATTAGTCAAAAAGGATACTAAAGGTTTTTGGCAATTTGCAAAAAGTTATGGCACAACAATTACTGCAACTTACATTTTAAAATATTCGATTAACAAGCCAAGACCAGATGGAGCAACCGATGGACACGCGTTTCCATCGGGACATACAGCTGTAGCATTTTCAGGTGCATCTTTTTTACAACGACGTTACGGTTTGGAATATGGTATTCCTGCTTACGCGATAGCAAGTATTGTCGCTTATTCAAGAATTGAAGGTATAAATGACAGACATGATGGTTGGGATGTTTTAGGTGGAATCCTCGTAGGAGTAGGTAGTACTTATTTATTCACAACGCCATATCAAAAGGAGCACTATAAAATTAGTTTTAGAAGTGGAAATAACAATTATTTAATAGGTCTAACATATAAATTTTAA
- a CDS encoding phosphatase PAP2 family protein yields MNIIFFRHNTFYVLCFILSLTTLQIQAQAQDTSKIQPQVGTTQKIGDVVLIGLPTITLATSFIIGDKKGAWQFTKGLLLTGGVTYGLKYSINKQRPDMSNENSFPSGHTSIVFHSAGYIHRRYGFIYAIPSYVFAGFTAASRIDSNKHDILDVIAGAAIGLGSNLLFTTEYQEKHMELTYSNFEGNHLVGFKFKF; encoded by the coding sequence ATGAATATTATCTTTTTTAGACACAATACTTTTTATGTACTTTGTTTCATATTAAGTTTAACAACACTACAAATTCAAGCTCAAGCTCAAGATACGAGCAAAATTCAACCTCAAGTTGGAACTACTCAAAAAATTGGGGATGTAGTTCTTATTGGTTTACCAACTATTACATTAGCTACAAGTTTTATTATTGGAGATAAGAAGGGCGCTTGGCAATTTACAAAAGGTTTATTGCTAACTGGAGGGGTGACGTATGGACTAAAGTATAGTATAAATAAACAACGTCCGGACATGAGCAACGAGAACTCTTTTCCTTCAGGACACACTTCTATAGTTTTTCATAGCGCAGGTTATATTCATAGGCGTTATGGTTTTATATACGCTATTCCTTCTTATGTATTCGCAGGTTTTACAGCAGCAAGTAGAATAGACAGTAATAAACACGATATTCTCGATGTAATTGCTGGTGCAGCGATTGGTTTGGGAAGCAATCTTTTGTTTACTACAGAATATCAAGAAAAGCATATGGAATTGACCTATTCAAACTTTGAAGGCAATCATCTGGTAGGTTTTAAATTTAAATTTTAA
- a CDS encoding helix-turn-helix domain-containing protein, with translation MLKTLQIIALLQGLFVLSVLFVNRKDYKKTTFWLLFGSLLSVLFYILGDDENNLFVQQADWFLFDSSLFVTFLFLFFRYYKNGKEKFAKLDYLLFLPNIIYFIIEGFEILMIKEHFLVEIFEILSELTFVVYLWLIVYSILTTKKKHWIIYFAIPIVVLFALSSLNDILQAFGLNEIPMFNDQNFNTYLLLVVAFLFYFIAFKLLNKSKSILPKIETSKYKNSNLNTKLIDKYKIDLISVMEFDKLYLNGKLSIHDVSEKLNIPRQYISEVLNEHMHTSFQDFVNQYRVEEFINRLQNDQNDHLTLLGIATDVGFNSKSSFNATFKKFKGLTPTEFKKNMA, from the coding sequence ATGCTTAAAACACTTCAAATAATAGCCTTATTGCAAGGTCTTTTTGTCCTTTCTGTTTTGTTTGTCAATCGTAAAGACTATAAAAAAACTACTTTTTGGTTACTTTTCGGTAGTTTACTTTCCGTACTATTTTATATTCTGGGTGATGATGAAAATAATCTCTTTGTGCAACAAGCAGATTGGTTTCTTTTTGATAGTTCACTTTTTGTAACGTTTCTGTTTCTGTTTTTTCGATACTATAAAAATGGTAAGGAAAAATTCGCAAAGCTGGATTATCTCTTATTTCTTCCTAATATTATCTATTTTATTATTGAAGGATTCGAGATTTTAATGATCAAAGAGCATTTTCTTGTTGAGATTTTTGAGATACTTTCGGAATTAACTTTTGTAGTCTATCTATGGTTAATTGTATACTCTATACTTACTACTAAAAAGAAGCATTGGATAATTTACTTTGCTATTCCCATTGTTGTTTTGTTTGCACTTTCCTCTTTAAATGATATACTGCAAGCGTTTGGGTTGAATGAAATACCTATGTTTAATGATCAAAATTTTAACACTTATTTATTGTTGGTCGTTGCATTTCTGTTTTATTTTATTGCCTTTAAATTGTTGAATAAAAGCAAGTCGATTTTACCAAAAATAGAAACAAGTAAATACAAAAATTCAAATCTAAATACAAAACTGATTGATAAATATAAAATCGATTTAATTAGTGTAATGGAATTTGATAAATTATATCTTAATGGAAAATTATCTATTCACGATGTTTCGGAAAAACTTAACATTCCACGACAATATATTTCTGAAGTTTTAAATGAACATATGCACACAAGTTTTCAAGATTTTGTGAATCAATACCGGGTGGAAGAATTTATAAATCGATTGCAAAACGACCAAAATGACCATTTAACACTACTTGGTATTGCAACGGATGTAGGTTTTAACTCAAAGTCATCATTTAATGCTACTTTTAAGAAATTCAAGGGTTTAACGCCTACGGAATTCAAAAAAAATATGGCTTAA
- a CDS encoding DUF3024 domain-containing protein has product MKNTTIDINESTVKNYVESLRPEDLDIRTKLDFGYSYDKKVVIIYKIRPVWNNPKKTQNIEYVKIRFYKSKQEWLLYWKRASGKWEIYPSSKGSTHLEKIIEMIKEDKHGCFFV; this is encoded by the coding sequence ATGAAAAACACCACAATTGATATAAACGAATCAACTGTAAAAAATTATGTAGAATCATTACGTCCTGAAGATCTTGACATCCGTACAAAACTGGATTTCGGATATTCTTATGATAAAAAAGTAGTCATTATTTATAAAATAAGACCAGTGTGGAATAATCCAAAAAAAACTCAGAATATCGAGTATGTCAAAATCAGATTTTATAAATCAAAACAAGAGTGGCTTTTATACTGGAAGCGAGCAAGTGGAAAATGGGAAATTTATCCTTCTTCTAAAGGTTCAACGCATTTAGAAAAAATAATAGAAATGATAAAAGAAGATAAACATGGGTGTTTTTTTGTATAA
- a CDS encoding UPF0158 family protein, producing MGVFLYNTEQNSVKRIAEELDSGFDCYYNSKSDDIIAIPSVSLFSDEEDFKEAFQTQLETIEKHETDFIKFEVLQSFQSFKIMEQFVKLITDQMLKAELEQILANKKPFQNFKYKIDHSEFRQDWFDFKRNALEKIVVNQLNNPI from the coding sequence ATGGGTGTTTTTTTGTATAATACTGAACAGAATAGCGTTAAAAGAATCGCGGAAGAATTAGATTCTGGATTTGATTGTTATTATAACTCAAAATCCGATGACATTATAGCAATCCCAAGTGTTTCACTATTTTCAGACGAGGAAGATTTTAAAGAGGCTTTTCAAACTCAGTTAGAAACAATCGAAAAACATGAAACGGATTTTATCAAATTTGAAGTTTTGCAAAGTTTTCAGTCCTTTAAAATTATGGAACAATTTGTTAAGTTGATCACTGACCAAATGCTTAAAGCAGAATTGGAACAAATTTTAGCAAATAAAAAACCTTTTCAAAATTTTAAATACAAAATTGACCATTCGGAGTTTAGACAAGATTGGTTTGATTTTAAACGAAATGCGTTAGAAAAAATAGTAGTAAATCAATTAAACAATCCTATATAA